The Microlunatus antarcticus DNA segment AGCGGTGGGGCCGTCGGCCTGCTCGAGGGTGGTGTGCCAGAGCTCCGTCGTGGTGGTCATGCCTTCACGGAGACCTCGAGGCGGTTGCCCCACGGGTCGTCGAAGCGGACCGCCTGACCGTCGTCGGCGACCGGGACGCGGTGGTGGGCGAGACGCTCGCCGAGGGCGCCGAGGTCGTCGGTCGCCGGCAGCTCGATGCGCACCAGCCCCAGGCCCAGGGTGGCTCGGCGTCGACCGGCGCCGGCACTGTTCCAGGTGTTCATGGCCATGTGATGGTGGTACTTCCCGGCGCTCACGAACAGGGCCTGGCCCTGCCACTCGGCCATGGTCTCGAAGCCGAGCCGGTCGACGTAGAAGTCACGGGCCGAGTCGACGTCGCCGACGCAGAGGTGGACGTGACCGACGCTGGCCGGGCGCTGATCGGCCCCGGCGAGGGCGACGGGGTCGAGGTGGTCGCGCAGGTAGGCGTTCGGGTCGAGGAACAGGCTCGCCATCTCGACCCGACCGTGCGTCCAGCTCCACTCCGTGCGGTCGCGGTCCCAGTAGAGCTCGACGCCGTTGCCCTCCGGGTCGGTGAAGTAGAACGCCTTGCTGACGAGGTGGTCGGCGCTGCCGGTGAACGTCCCCGGGTGGGCCTGCGCCACCGCGTAGACCGAGGCGGCCAGGTCGGCCTCGGTCTCGAACAGCACCGCGGTGTGGAACAGACCGGCCTGGCGCGGGCTCGCGCGCTGGAGCTCGGGGGCATGCTCGAGGACCACGATCGGCGTCCGGCCGCGGCCGAGCGTCACGGTGCCGGCGACGTCGGACAGGACGGCGAGGCGTACGGCGTCGCGGTAGTACGCCGTCATCGTCGCGAGGTCGGCGACGCGGAGGGTGACCGCACCCATGTGCGTGTCGGGCGCCAGGAGGTCGGAGCCGGTGAGGTTCGGCCCGGTCGGGTTCGACATGGTGCGGTGCTCCTTCATGAGCCCTCGGCCCAAGTGGTTGTCTCTACAACCAAGACGGTAGCACGGATGGTTGTAGGGAAAACCATGTCTGCGTAGGCTGGAGTCGTGGACACGCCCTGGCTCGACGACCGCGAGCAGCAGGTGTGGCGACGGTTCGCCGCGGTGCTCGAGCTGCTGCCCGGGGTCCTCGACTCCGAGCTCGTACGCCATGACAGCCTGACCCACTTTGACTACTTCACCCTGGCGATGCTGTCGGAGGCTCCCGACCGGACGCTGCGCATGGGGACCCTGGCCGGGCTCACCAACGCCAGCCTGGCCCGGTTGTCCAACGTGGTGACGCGGCTGGCGTCGCGGGGACTGGTCGAGCGGAAGCCCTCCGCCGACGACCGCCGGGCGACCGACGTCGCGCTCACCGAGGCGGGCTGGGCCAAGGTCGTGGAGGCCGCTCCCGGGCACGTGCGGACGGTCCGTTCCTCCGTCTTCGACCTGCTCGACCCCGACCACCTCGACCAGCTCTCGAGCATCTGCGAGCGGCTGCTCGACGGGCTGGACCCTCAGCACCGCCTCGTCGGCCACGGCCGGACGCACTGACCGGACCGACCGACCTCTCGAGCCGGCTGCTCTGAACCCGGTGGCGACTCCCGGCGTGCGGAGCCAGAATCGGGGGCATGCCCGACGCCAGCCGTCTGATCCGCAGCCCTGAGCTGACCAGCGAGGTGGAATACGCCTACGCCGCCGTGGTCGGCGCCGGCTCACGACTGGTCTTCACGGCCGGCGCCTGCCCGCTGGACGAGGACGGCGCCACGGTCGGCGTCGGGGACGTCCGGGCGCAGGCCGCCCAGGTGATGGCCAACCTGGCCGTCAGCCTGCGCGACGCCGGGGGCTCCCTGGGCGACGTCGTCCGGACGACGATCTACGTCGCCTCGAGCGACCGGGCCGATCTCGGTGCGGTGTGGGAGGTCGTCCGAGACGCACTGGCCCCGCACGACCCGCCGAGCACGCTGCTGGGCGTGGCCGCCCTCGGCTACCCCGACCAGCTCGTCGAGGTGGACGCGGTGGCCGCCCTGAGCGCTTAGCAACATGGACGTGCATGCTCCGCAAAACCGTCGGTTCGGTCTGACGCGTCGTGGTGCCTCCGCCGGTCACCGCAAGAATCGGTTGGCCCTGGTCGGTGGCCTCAGGTGATGCATGTCCTGTTCGTGTGCAGCCGGAACCGTCTGCGCAGCCCGACTGCAGAGCAGGTGTTCCGCTCGTGGCCCGGAGTCCAGGTCGCGTCAGCCG contains these protein-coding regions:
- a CDS encoding VOC family protein, with translation MSNPTGPNLTGSDLLAPDTHMGAVTLRVADLATMTAYYRDAVRLAVLSDVAGTVTLGRGRTPIVVLEHAPELQRASPRQAGLFHTAVLFETEADLAASVYAVAQAHPGTFTGSADHLVSKAFYFTDPEGNGVELYWDRDRTEWSWTHGRVEMASLFLDPNAYLRDHLDPVALAGADQRPASVGHVHLCVGDVDSARDFYVDRLGFETMAEWQGQALFVSAGKYHHHMAMNTWNSAGAGRRRATLGLGLVRIELPATDDLGALGERLAHHRVPVADDGQAVRFDDPWGNRLEVSVKA
- a CDS encoding RidA family protein, with translation MPDASRLIRSPELTSEVEYAYAAVVGAGSRLVFTAGACPLDEDGATVGVGDVRAQAAQVMANLAVSLRDAGGSLGDVVRTTIYVASSDRADLGAVWEVVRDALAPHDPPSTLLGVAALGYPDQLVEVDAVAALSA
- a CDS encoding MarR family winged helix-turn-helix transcriptional regulator; the encoded protein is MDTPWLDDREQQVWRRFAAVLELLPGVLDSELVRHDSLTHFDYFTLAMLSEAPDRTLRMGTLAGLTNASLARLSNVVTRLASRGLVERKPSADDRRATDVALTEAGWAKVVEAAPGHVRTVRSSVFDLLDPDHLDQLSSICERLLDGLDPQHRLVGHGRTH